Proteins encoded by one window of Salirhabdus salicampi:
- the mutS gene encoding DNA mismatch repair protein MutS — MAKRTPMMEQYLKIKSQYKEAFLFFRLGDFYEMFFDDALKASQELEITLTSRDGGDERIPMCGIPYHSAENYIKTLVNKGYKVAICEQVEDPKQAKGVVKREVVQLITPGTVMEGSMLDERENNYIASLSPVAEGLFVIAYNDLSTGENSVAKIDDGIHAVISELYNRPVKEIVVPANMNDQEVETLQTRLDVTISYEDEVDIPSQYLHLVNSIQQQELINGFGRLFQYIWRTQKRSLSHLQPVSYIELKQYMKLDMYSKRNLELMETIRKQGKKGSLLWVLDRTVTAMGSRMLKKWLDRPLLSKSAIEKRLNQVEGLMNGFFEREALREALQQVYDLERLSGRVSFGNVNARDLIQLKKSLANVPIIKETLQKFQQEELQELGVNIDSLPELKKLLEDSIHEDPPISIKEGGLIKSGYNGRLDDYRYASKNGKQWIAQLEQQEKHATGIKSLKIGYNKVFGYYIEVTKANLHSLPEGRYERKQTLSNAERFITPELKEKEALIMEAEEKSVELEYELFVEIRDQVKEFIPQLQQLAQIISEIDVLQSFAEVSEQNRYTKPEFTNSRNLNIVEGRHPVVEQVMQDDTFVPNDIVMNEHVDIMLITGPNMAGKSTYMRQLALTVVMAQVGCFVPCQRATLPIFDQIFTRIGAADDLVAGQSTFMVEMLEANNAIAKATERSLILLDEIGRGTSTYDGMSLAQAIVEYLHDRVHAKTLFSTHYHELTSLEDTLEKLQNVHVKAEEYEGKVVFLHKIEKGAADESYGIHVAKLANMPPELINRAYEVLQQFEQKDTPEQGQPSQSEQFQLDLFLDRDRGNEPATEHHEVIKTLKELNLLEMTPMEAMNLLYTLQKSVKS, encoded by the coding sequence ATGGCAAAGCGCACACCTATGATGGAGCAATATTTAAAAATAAAATCTCAATATAAAGAAGCATTTTTATTTTTCCGTTTAGGAGACTTTTATGAAATGTTTTTTGATGATGCTTTAAAAGCATCCCAAGAATTAGAAATAACATTAACAAGCCGAGATGGTGGAGATGAACGCATTCCGATGTGCGGTATACCTTATCACTCAGCCGAAAATTATATTAAGACATTGGTAAATAAAGGTTATAAAGTAGCTATTTGTGAACAAGTGGAAGACCCAAAACAAGCGAAAGGTGTCGTAAAGCGAGAAGTTGTACAATTGATAACTCCTGGTACGGTAATGGAAGGGAGCATGCTCGATGAACGGGAAAATAATTATATCGCCTCGTTATCGCCAGTCGCGGAAGGTCTTTTTGTTATTGCCTATAATGATTTATCAACTGGAGAAAATAGTGTAGCCAAAATAGACGATGGTATTCATGCGGTTATTAGTGAGTTATACAATCGCCCCGTAAAGGAGATTGTCGTACCTGCTAATATGAATGATCAAGAGGTAGAAACATTACAGACGAGACTTGATGTTACCATTTCTTATGAGGATGAAGTGGACATCCCTTCACAGTACTTACATTTAGTTAATTCGATTCAACAGCAGGAATTGATTAATGGGTTTGGTCGTTTGTTTCAATATATTTGGCGTACACAGAAACGTTCCTTAAGCCATCTTCAACCTGTTTCGTATATTGAATTGAAACAATATATGAAACTAGATATGTATTCGAAGCGAAATTTAGAGTTAATGGAAACGATTCGGAAACAAGGGAAAAAGGGATCGTTACTTTGGGTTTTAGATAGAACGGTTACAGCTATGGGTTCTCGTATGTTAAAAAAATGGTTAGATCGCCCATTGCTTTCTAAAAGTGCAATTGAAAAACGTCTCAACCAAGTTGAAGGATTAATGAATGGTTTCTTTGAACGAGAAGCATTACGTGAGGCACTACAGCAAGTCTATGATCTTGAAAGACTATCAGGTCGAGTATCTTTCGGGAACGTAAATGCACGAGATTTAATCCAATTGAAGAAGTCGTTAGCGAATGTGCCTATCATTAAAGAGACCCTGCAAAAGTTCCAGCAGGAGGAACTACAGGAACTCGGTGTAAACATTGATTCTTTACCTGAATTAAAGAAGCTTCTTGAAGATAGCATTCATGAGGATCCACCAATTTCTATTAAAGAAGGAGGCCTTATAAAATCTGGTTATAATGGTCGCCTAGATGATTACCGCTATGCTTCAAAAAATGGAAAACAGTGGATTGCACAGTTAGAACAGCAAGAAAAACATGCGACAGGTATCAAGTCATTAAAAATTGGCTATAATAAAGTGTTTGGCTATTACATTGAAGTAACAAAAGCAAACCTCCACTCACTACCTGAAGGTCGATATGAACGGAAGCAAACATTAAGTAATGCAGAACGATTCATTACACCTGAACTAAAAGAGAAAGAAGCTCTTATTATGGAGGCTGAAGAGAAAAGTGTGGAGTTGGAGTACGAATTATTTGTTGAAATTAGGGATCAAGTGAAAGAGTTTATTCCACAATTACAGCAACTTGCGCAAATTATTAGTGAAATAGATGTGCTGCAAAGCTTTGCTGAAGTAAGTGAGCAAAACCGGTATACGAAGCCGGAATTTACTAACTCACGAAATTTAAACATTGTAGAAGGGCGTCATCCAGTTGTTGAACAAGTGATGCAGGATGACACTTTTGTTCCGAACGATATTGTGATGAATGAGCACGTAGATATTATGCTCATAACGGGGCCTAATATGGCCGGGAAAAGTACGTACATGCGACAATTAGCTTTAACAGTGGTGATGGCGCAAGTGGGTTGTTTTGTACCATGCCAACGAGCTACTCTTCCAATCTTTGACCAAATTTTTACGCGAATTGGTGCAGCCGATGATCTTGTAGCCGGCCAAAGTACGTTTATGGTGGAAATGTTGGAAGCGAATAATGCAATTGCCAAAGCGACAGAGCGAAGTCTAATCTTACTTGATGAAATTGGGAGAGGTACAAGCACATATGATGGGATGTCCCTAGCACAAGCGATTGTAGAATATTTACATGATCGAGTTCATGCAAAAACGCTGTTTTCTACCCATTATCATGAGTTAACATCATTAGAAGATACATTAGAAAAATTACAAAATGTCCATGTAAAAGCTGAAGAGTATGAAGGCAAAGTCGTGTTCCTTCACAAAATTGAAAAAGGTGCAGCAGATGAAAGTTACGGCATACATGTTGCAAAATTGGCGAATATGCCTCCGGAATTAATTAACCGTGCGTATGAGGTATTACAACAGTTTGAACAAAAGGATACGCCCGAACAAGGTCAACCAAGTCAAAGTGAGCAATTTCAACTCGACTTGTTCCTTGACAGGGATAGAGGAAATGAGCCAGCTACAGAGCATCATGAAGTGATTAAGACGTTAAAGGAATTAAATTTACTAGAAATGACACCAATGGAAGCTATGAATCTTTTATATACATTGCAAAAGTCTGTTAAATCATGA
- the mutL gene encoding DNA mismatch repair endonuclease MutL: MGKIQLMDEHLANKIAAGEVVERPASVVKELVENSIDANSKWIKVELQEAGLSVIKITDDGDGMSADDCERAFFRHATSKIKTEEDLFRVRSLGFRGEALASIASVSRLKLRTSTGQSAGTMITLHGGEVQKKDKSDARKGTEIVVEDLFYNTPARLKYMKTIHTELGHITDVLYRMALSHPNIRFECIHNDRKLFQTNGNGNLQQVIAQIYGVNTARQMLPVHNETLDFTIQGFVAKPEVTRSNRNYMSTIINGRFIKSHIINKAILQAFHTLLPIGRYPVTVVNIEMDPVLVDVNVHPAKLEVRFSKEKELFDAIEQGVKQTLKKEILIPAGTATRKQKEEAYQSSMTFSNSTVRHQPDRSFYEVQTRDVPDVKEKQSFVLDDVEKQHHGHSRNIEEQPNVPALTDEPMSEQFVEEENGFTQNKQPRIPDLYPIGQLHGTYILAQNEDGLYIIDQHAAQERIKYEFFREKVGYVEEELQELLVPLTFEFSKQEAILVEQYMDELRKVGLFFEPFGDNTFIIRSHPQWLPKGEEEGLIRDMVEQVLEYQKIDLKKLREEAAILMACKRSIKANHYLKHEDMVQLLDDLRTCFDPFTCPHGRPIIVSFSQYELEKMFKRVM; the protein is encoded by the coding sequence ATGGGAAAAATTCAATTAATGGATGAACATTTAGCCAATAAAATTGCTGCAGGTGAAGTGGTAGAGCGACCTGCTTCCGTCGTGAAAGAATTAGTAGAAAATAGTATTGATGCGAACAGTAAGTGGATCAAAGTGGAATTACAAGAAGCAGGCTTATCAGTCATTAAAATTACAGACGATGGTGATGGCATGTCGGCGGATGACTGTGAGCGTGCCTTCTTTAGGCATGCAACAAGTAAAATAAAAACGGAAGAAGATTTATTCCGTGTTCGTTCACTAGGTTTTCGAGGAGAGGCGCTAGCGAGTATAGCATCCGTAAGTCGGCTAAAGTTAAGAACGTCAACAGGTCAATCGGCTGGAACAATGATTACATTGCATGGTGGAGAAGTACAGAAAAAGGATAAAAGTGACGCTAGAAAAGGGACAGAAATAGTCGTAGAAGATTTGTTTTATAATACACCAGCACGCTTAAAGTATATGAAAACGATACACACCGAACTAGGTCACATTACAGATGTATTATATCGAATGGCACTTTCCCACCCGAATATTCGGTTCGAGTGTATTCATAATGATAGAAAACTGTTTCAAACAAATGGAAATGGTAACTTACAACAAGTGATTGCCCAAATATACGGGGTAAATACAGCGCGTCAAATGTTACCTGTTCATAATGAAACTCTTGACTTTACAATTCAAGGATTTGTTGCCAAACCGGAAGTGACCAGATCAAATCGCAACTATATGTCTACGATTATTAATGGTAGATTTATTAAAAGTCACATTATTAATAAAGCAATATTACAAGCCTTCCATACGCTGTTGCCAATTGGGCGGTACCCGGTAACTGTTGTGAATATTGAAATGGACCCGGTGTTAGTTGATGTGAATGTACATCCTGCTAAATTAGAAGTCCGTTTTAGTAAGGAAAAGGAACTGTTCGATGCTATTGAACAGGGTGTGAAACAAACTTTGAAAAAGGAAATTCTCATCCCTGCAGGTACAGCAACAAGGAAACAAAAAGAAGAGGCATATCAGTCATCGATGACATTTTCGAATTCAACAGTAAGGCATCAACCAGACCGAAGCTTTTATGAGGTGCAAACGAGGGATGTTCCAGACGTAAAAGAGAAACAATCTTTTGTTCTCGATGATGTTGAAAAACAACATCACGGCCACTCCCGCAACATAGAAGAACAACCGAATGTGCCCGCACTAACTGATGAACCTATGTCCGAACAATTCGTGGAGGAAGAAAACGGTTTTACTCAAAATAAACAACCCCGTATTCCTGACCTTTATCCGATTGGACAACTACACGGGACCTACATTTTAGCCCAAAACGAAGATGGGTTGTACATTATTGACCAACACGCAGCACAAGAACGTATAAAATATGAATTTTTTCGGGAAAAGGTAGGCTATGTTGAGGAGGAACTGCAAGAGCTGCTCGTTCCGTTAACGTTTGAATTTTCTAAACAAGAAGCAATACTTGTTGAGCAATATATGGATGAATTACGGAAAGTCGGATTGTTCTTTGAACCGTTTGGAGATAACACATTTATCATTCGTTCACACCCTCAATGGTTACCGAAGGGGGAAGAAGAAGGACTTATCCGCGACATGGTTGAACAAGTTCTCGAATACCAAAAGATCGATCTAAAAAAGTTGCGGGAAGAGGCTGCCATTTTAATGGCGTGTAAACGTTCGATTAAAGCTAACCATTATTTGAAACATGAGGATATGGTGCAATTGTTGGACGATTTAAGAACGTGTTTCGATCCGTTTACATGTCCCCATGGACGCCCAATTATTGTATCGTTTTCTCAATATGAGTTAGAAAAAATGTTTAAACGTGTCATGTAG
- a CDS encoding RicAFT regulatory complex protein RicA family protein — MGQYTRKQVVEEAEKLAKMLANIEEIDRFKQLEEKLNENEKVQGLIKRIKALQKQAVNFQHYGKHEALKKVEAELNRLQDELDNIPVVAEFKDSQVIINDILQMITNTIAREVTNEVIRSTGGDVLGGETGSAKQHSPSCH; from the coding sequence ATGGGACAATATACAAGAAAACAAGTGGTCGAAGAAGCGGAAAAGCTTGCAAAAATGCTGGCCAACATTGAAGAAATTGATCGTTTTAAACAATTGGAAGAAAAGCTTAATGAAAATGAAAAAGTTCAAGGGTTAATTAAACGTATTAAAGCTTTACAAAAGCAGGCGGTTAACTTCCAGCATTATGGGAAGCATGAAGCGTTAAAAAAGGTGGAAGCAGAGTTAAACCGGCTTCAGGATGAGTTAGATAATATACCAGTAGTAGCGGAATTTAAAGACAGTCAGGTAATCATTAACGACATTTTACAAATGATTACAAATACGATTGCTAGAGAAGTGACAAATGAAGTAATCCGCTCAACTGGTGGAGACGTTCTTGGTGGAGAAACGGGTTCGGCTAAGCAGCATTCACCTTCCTGTCATTAA
- a CDS encoding 2-oxoacid:acceptor oxidoreductase subunit alpha, with product MINQLSWKVGGQQGEGIESTGEIFATALNRLGYYLYGYRHFSSRIKGGHTNNKIRVSTTYVRSIQDDLDILVAFDQETIDVNFHELHDRGVVLADAKFKPTIPEGTGVKLFAVPFTDIARDLGTSLMKNMVAVGASSAVLDLQPNVFRDVVEEIFGRKGEKIVEKNMEAIAEGAQFIRNSVDGDAPSMKLSAADGKRRMFMIGNDAISLGFLTGGCRFMAAYPITPASEIMEYMIKKLPQFGGTVIQTEDEMAAATMAIGSNYAGVRAITASAGPGLSLMMESIGLAGMTETPIVIVDTQRGGPSTGLPTKQEQSDLMSMIYGTHGEIPKIVMAPSTVEEAFFDAVEALNYAEEYQCPVILLSDLQLSLGKQTVDPLDIENVEIRRGKLEISPDLPELGKGEYFKRYEVTEDGVSQRILPGTKNGIYHVTGVEHDETGKPSEKPDNRKNQMDKRLRKLRDLPDRFHTPVYKKTNYDEPDILFVGYISTRGVIEEVMERLEKDGLKVNHAHIRLIHPFPTEEVKGLVEKAKKVVVVEHNATSQLANIMKMNVGYHDKFESILKYDGTPFLPGELYKEVMQGVVVNGNV from the coding sequence ATGATTAACCAATTGTCCTGGAAAGTAGGCGGGCAACAAGGTGAGGGAATTGAAAGTACTGGTGAAATTTTTGCAACAGCGTTAAATCGACTGGGCTACTATTTATACGGCTACCGTCACTTTTCCTCACGTATAAAAGGTGGCCATACGAATAACAAAATTCGAGTTTCGACCACATATGTTCGGTCAATACAAGATGATTTAGATATTCTTGTAGCATTTGATCAAGAAACAATTGACGTTAACTTCCACGAGCTCCATGACAGAGGAGTCGTGTTAGCAGACGCTAAATTTAAACCAACCATTCCAGAGGGTACAGGGGTTAAACTATTTGCCGTACCTTTTACAGACATTGCGAGGGACCTTGGTACATCATTAATGAAAAATATGGTGGCGGTTGGGGCATCTAGCGCAGTACTAGACTTACAACCGAATGTGTTTCGTGATGTTGTGGAAGAAATTTTTGGTCGTAAAGGTGAAAAAATCGTAGAGAAAAACATGGAGGCAATTGCAGAAGGTGCCCAATTCATTCGTAATTCGGTAGACGGAGACGCTCCTTCTATGAAACTATCAGCCGCTGATGGCAAACGAAGAATGTTTATGATTGGGAATGATGCGATTTCTCTCGGTTTCCTGACGGGTGGATGCCGCTTCATGGCAGCATATCCGATTACTCCTGCCTCTGAAATTATGGAGTATATGATTAAAAAATTACCACAATTCGGGGGTACAGTAATACAGACAGAGGATGAGATGGCTGCAGCAACAATGGCTATTGGCTCGAACTATGCAGGTGTAAGAGCAATAACCGCCTCTGCAGGACCGGGACTATCACTAATGATGGAATCGATTGGCTTAGCCGGTATGACTGAGACACCAATCGTCATTGTGGATACTCAACGTGGTGGTCCAAGTACTGGTTTACCAACCAAACAAGAACAATCTGACTTAATGTCTATGATATACGGAACACACGGGGAGATTCCGAAAATTGTTATGGCACCAAGTACCGTAGAAGAGGCATTTTTCGATGCGGTGGAGGCATTGAATTACGCTGAGGAATATCAATGTCCAGTCATCCTGTTATCAGACCTACAATTGTCACTAGGTAAACAAACAGTTGATCCTTTGGATATCGAAAATGTAGAAATTCGAAGAGGAAAATTAGAGATCTCTCCGGATTTACCTGAACTAGGTAAGGGAGAATATTTCAAACGTTATGAAGTGACAGAGGATGGCGTATCACAAAGGATATTACCAGGGACGAAAAATGGTATTTACCATGTTACTGGTGTAGAACATGACGAGACGGGGAAACCTTCGGAAAAACCAGATAACCGTAAAAATCAAATGGATAAACGCTTACGGAAATTACGTGATCTACCAGATCGTTTCCATACACCCGTTTATAAAAAGACAAATTATGATGAACCAGATATTTTGTTTGTCGGCTATATATCCACACGGGGTGTTATTGAAGAGGTTATGGAACGTTTAGAAAAAGACGGATTAAAAGTAAATCATGCACACATTCGACTAATCCATCCGTTCCCAACAGAAGAGGTGAAGGGGTTAGTAGAAAAGGCGAAAAAAGTGGTTGTCGTCGAACATAATGCAACGAGTCAACTGGCGAATATTATGAAAATGAACGTCGGTTACCATGACAAATTCGAAAGCATTTTGAAGTATGACGGTACCCCATTTTTACCGGGTGAACTATACAAAGAAGTAATGCAAGGAGTTGTTGTAAATGGCAACGTTTAA
- the miaB gene encoding tRNA (N6-isopentenyl adenosine(37)-C2)-methylthiotransferase MiaB, translated as MNEQQRKEMTQIKQGNPADVKSEKENLDRLKQKSSEDFMQYFQTTYQPPDLKQAKKRGKEEVKYEGYQIPDDVKGIGKGKKFLIRTYGCQMNEHDTEVMSGMLTELGYESTTEAKEADIILLNTCAIRENAENKVFGEIGHLKPLKLENPNLIIGVCGCMSQEESVVNRILQKHQHVDLIFGTHNIHRLPQLVKEAMFGKEMVVEVWSKEGDIIENLPKKREGKIKAWVNIMYGCDKFCTYCIVPYTRGKERSRRPEDIIQEVRHLAAQGYQEVTLLGQNVNAYGKDFDDMEYGLGDLMDEIRKIDIPRVRFTTSHPRDFDDRLIEVLAKGGNLMPYIHLPVQSGNSQVLKLMARKYTRERFLELVRKIKEAIPGVALTTDIIVGFPNETDEQFEDTMTLVEEVGFEGAYTFIYSPREGTPAAKMQDNVPMDVKKQRLYRLNELVNKQSREALEKFKGEIVEVLVEGESKNNPDVLAGYTKKQKLVNFKGPKSAIGKIVKVKVTNTKTWTLDGEMVEEAVEVN; from the coding sequence ATGAATGAACAACAACGGAAAGAAATGACGCAAATAAAACAAGGAAATCCAGCGGACGTAAAATCCGAAAAGGAAAACCTTGACCGATTAAAACAAAAATCATCTGAAGATTTTATGCAATACTTTCAAACGACATACCAACCACCGGATTTAAAGCAAGCAAAGAAGCGTGGAAAAGAAGAAGTAAAATATGAAGGTTACCAAATTCCTGACGATGTTAAAGGAATTGGTAAAGGGAAGAAATTTTTGATTCGTACTTACGGCTGTCAAATGAATGAACATGATACAGAAGTTATGTCTGGAATGCTAACGGAACTAGGTTATGAATCTACAACCGAGGCAAAAGAGGCTGATATTATTCTGTTAAACACTTGTGCAATTCGTGAAAATGCGGAGAATAAAGTGTTTGGAGAAATTGGTCACTTGAAGCCGTTAAAATTAGAGAATCCTAATTTAATTATTGGTGTATGTGGATGTATGTCCCAAGAGGAATCGGTAGTAAATCGAATTTTACAAAAGCACCAACACGTTGACTTAATTTTCGGTACACACAATATACACCGTTTACCACAACTCGTGAAAGAAGCGATGTTCGGAAAAGAAATGGTTGTAGAAGTATGGTCTAAGGAAGGTGACATTATTGAAAACCTTCCGAAAAAACGTGAAGGAAAGATAAAAGCATGGGTCAACATTATGTATGGATGCGACAAATTCTGTACGTACTGTATTGTTCCGTACACACGTGGTAAAGAAAGAAGTAGACGACCGGAAGATATTATTCAGGAGGTTCGTCACCTAGCTGCACAAGGATACCAAGAAGTTACCCTGCTTGGACAAAACGTAAATGCGTATGGAAAAGATTTTGACGATATGGAATATGGGCTTGGAGACTTAATGGATGAAATTCGTAAAATTGACATTCCACGTGTCCGTTTTACAACATCTCATCCGAGAGACTTCGATGATCGCCTAATTGAGGTCCTGGCTAAAGGTGGAAACTTAATGCCATATATTCACCTGCCGGTACAATCTGGTAACTCACAAGTACTAAAATTAATGGCACGGAAATATACACGTGAGCGTTTCTTAGAGCTTGTTCGCAAAATTAAAGAAGCTATCCCTGGAGTTGCTTTAACTACTGACATCATTGTGGGATTTCCAAATGAAACGGACGAACAGTTCGAAGACACAATGACACTTGTGGAGGAAGTTGGATTTGAAGGAGCATACACATTTATTTATTCTCCACGTGAAGGTACACCAGCTGCTAAAATGCAGGATAACGTACCAATGGATGTGAAGAAGCAACGTCTATATCGCTTAAATGAATTAGTGAATAAGCAATCTCGTGAAGCTTTGGAGAAGTTTAAAGGGGAAATTGTTGAAGTTCTTGTTGAAGGAGAAAGCAAGAATAATCCAGACGTGTTAGCAGGTTATACAAAAAAACAAAAGCTTGTAAACTTTAAAGGACCAAAATCTGCCATCGGAAAAATTGTAAAAGTGAAAGTGACAAACACAAAAACGTGGACACTTGATGGTGAAATGGTCGAAGAAGCAGTAGAGGTGAATTAA
- the cotE gene encoding outer spore coat protein CotE, whose amino-acid sequence MFDKNSRQIITKAVCGKGKKFTEASHTVTPLHRPTSILGCWVINHKYSAKKRGDFVEVSGSYDINVWYSYSDNTKTEVVSDKVTYTDKIPLLMKDEHCISDELDVIAKVVQQPNCIECEISSNGNRIVCEIEREFVVEVIGETKMYVKLDPHGKDHDDYDYDRLEAELADLNPDVSSSEESSSDH is encoded by the coding sequence TTGTTTGATAAAAATTCTCGTCAAATCATTACAAAAGCCGTTTGCGGGAAAGGCAAAAAGTTTACGGAAGCTTCTCATACCGTAACTCCTTTACATCGTCCAACATCAATTTTGGGGTGTTGGGTTATCAATCATAAATACAGCGCGAAAAAAAGAGGGGACTTCGTAGAAGTATCAGGAAGTTACGATATTAATGTATGGTATTCTTACAGTGATAATACCAAAACAGAAGTTGTATCCGATAAAGTTACGTACACAGATAAAATTCCTCTCTTGATGAAAGATGAGCATTGTATTTCTGATGAATTAGATGTTATAGCAAAAGTGGTTCAACAACCAAACTGTATTGAGTGTGAAATTTCCAGCAATGGAAACCGAATTGTTTGTGAAATCGAAAGGGAATTCGTTGTAGAAGTAATTGGAGAAACAAAAATGTATGTTAAATTAGACCCACACGGAAAAGATCATGATGACTATGATTACGATCGTTTAGAAGCTGAATTAGCAGATTTAAACCCTGATGTTTCATCCAGCGAAGAAAGTAGTAGTGACCACTAA
- a CDS encoding thiol-disulfide oxidoreductase DCC family protein: protein MKEDLIVFYDSWCPLCQKARQNIEKWDQHKLVHFTSFRDDGVIERYGLGGKDVVEQIYSMEPKTSKVYAGIETILQIARRVPRYRMLAPILHLFIKLRVGHIVYRWIAKNRNVVPVGKCDDKGCPVHHKEK from the coding sequence ATGAAGGAAGATTTAATTGTATTTTATGATAGCTGGTGCCCTCTATGCCAAAAAGCAAGGCAAAATATCGAAAAGTGGGACCAGCATAAACTTGTTCATTTTACAAGTTTTCGAGACGATGGGGTTATAGAGCGATATGGTCTAGGCGGGAAAGATGTAGTCGAACAAATTTATAGCATGGAACCGAAAACTAGTAAGGTCTATGCAGGAATTGAGACCATTTTACAGATTGCTAGAAGAGTTCCCCGTTACCGCATGCTGGCACCCATTCTTCATCTTTTTATTAAATTACGGGTGGGTCATATCGTTTATAGATGGATTGCGAAAAACCGAAACGTCGTACCTGTTGGAAAATGTGATGATAAGGGTTGTCCGGTTCACCATAAAGAGAAGTAG
- a CDS encoding 2-oxoacid:ferredoxin oxidoreductase subunit beta: MATFKDFRNNVKPNWCPGCGDFSVQAAMQRAAANVGLEPEDLAVISGIGCSGRISGYINTYGFHGIHGRVLPIAQGVKMANRDMTVIAAGGDGDGLAIGMGHTIHAIRRNIDITYIIMDNQVYGLTKGQTSPRSEFGFKTKSTPEGSIESSVNIMEMALSSGASFVAQSFSSDLKDLTAIIEKGIEHKGFSLINVFSPCVTYNKINTYDWFKENLVKLSDVDDYDRHDRAAAMKTLMEHNSLVTGIIYEDKEKKSYQELVSGYAEQPLKDSDLQLDQQKFDELIAEFM, encoded by the coding sequence ATGGCAACGTTTAAAGATTTCCGTAATAATGTAAAACCAAACTGGTGCCCAGGTTGTGGAGATTTTTCCGTTCAGGCTGCGATGCAGCGAGCAGCTGCTAACGTTGGCCTAGAACCTGAAGATTTAGCAGTCATATCGGGGATTGGATGTTCCGGCCGTATATCAGGATATATTAACACTTACGGTTTTCATGGAATTCACGGTAGAGTTTTACCAATCGCACAAGGTGTGAAAATGGCCAATCGGGATATGACGGTAATCGCCGCTGGCGGTGATGGGGACGGTCTAGCGATTGGCATGGGGCATACCATACATGCTATTCGTAGAAATATTGATATTACCTATATCATTATGGATAACCAAGTATACGGGTTAACAAAAGGGCAAACATCGCCACGAAGTGAGTTCGGATTTAAGACGAAAAGTACACCGGAAGGCTCGATTGAATCATCGGTAAACATTATGGAAATGGCACTATCATCTGGAGCCTCATTCGTTGCCCAAAGCTTTTCAAGTGATTTAAAGGACTTAACAGCTATTATAGAAAAAGGGATTGAGCATAAAGGTTTCTCTTTAATTAATGTCTTTAGTCCATGTGTAACGTATAACAAAATCAACACATACGACTGGTTTAAAGAAAACTTAGTGAAACTTTCTGATGTTGACGATTATGATCGACATGATCGTGCTGCCGCGATGAAAACGTTGATGGAACATAATAGTCTCGTGACAGGTATTATATACGAGGATAAAGAGAAAAAGTCTTATCAAGAACTTGTATCTGGATACGCTGAACAGCCATTAAAAGACTCGGACCTTCAATTAGATCAACAAAAGTTTGACGAACTGATTGCGGAATTTATGTAA